GCGCCATGGGCGCCACCCCGACCCCGATGGGCTGGTCGGAGGTCTACACCGGCCTGCAGCAGAAGGTGATCGACGGCGTCGAGGCGCAGCACCCCGCCAGCTTCGGGTCCCGCCTCTATGAAGTGACGAACCACGTCACCAAGACCGGCCATATCAACCTGATCACCGGCATCGTCACCAGCGCCGCCTGGTTCGACAAGCTGCCGCCGGAGCAGCAGACGATCCTGAAGGAAGAGGCCCTGAAGGCCGGCGACAGCGCGTCGCGCGCCACCCAGGCGTCGCTCGCCGACTTCGAGAAGCAGATGAAGGACAAGGGCATGACGATTGAGGAGATCGACGTGACCCCGTTCCGCAAGGCCACCGCGCCGGTCTACGAGAAGCTGGGCTACGCCGAACTCCACAAGGAAGTGGAAAAGCTGCTGCAGAACTGACGCGGGGTTCGTTCGGCGCTGGGCTTGCCCCCTCCCTGACCCTCCCCTGCGAAGCGGGGGAGGGCCGGGGTGGGGACCAGTCCCTTCCAAATTCGACGCTGTCCGCCGCACCTTCCGCCATCAAGGGACCGCCATCATGTCGTCCTTGTTTCACAAGGGGGAAGCCGTCCTGGCGATGCTTCTCCTCGCCGCCATTGTGCTGCTCGTCTTCGCCGCCGGCGTCATGCGCTGGTTCGGCCATCCCCTGGTCTGGTCGGTGGACGTGGCGCAGCTCCTGTTCGTCTGGGTCGCCTTCCTCGGCGCCGACATGGCGCTGCGCAAGCGCGCCCACATCGGCATCGACTATCTGGTCAAGCGCCTTCCCGACTCCACGCGGGCCACGCTGGACGTCGTGCTGGGCGTGCTGGTCGTCGCCTTCCTCCTCACGATGACGGTGATGGGCTACCGGCTGACCATGCTGAACCTGGAGCGCCAGTTCGGCGACAGCGGCATCAGCTACGCCTTCGTCACCGCCGCGGTGCCGGTGGGCTGCCTGCTGCTCGCCATCACGCTGACCGGCCAGATCCTGGACACCCTGCGCGGTCTGCGCAGCCACCCCAAGCCGGTCTTCGCCCCGGCCCCCAAATCCGGCGAGATCGAGGAGGTCGTGCCGTGACCCTGCTTGCCGTCATCTTCTTCGTGCTGATGGCCTTCGGGCTTCCCATCGCCTTCGCCATCGGCATTGCCGGCTTCTCCTTCTTCGCCACGAACGACATCATCCCGATGTCCATCGGGGTGCAGCAGGTCGCCTCGGCCTCGCAGAGCTTCCCGCTGCTGGCCGTGCCCTTCTTCGTGCTGGCCGGGCACATGATGAACCGGACGGGCATCACCAGCCGCCTGATCAACTGCTCCAACGTGCTGGTGTCCTGGATGTCCGGCGGGCTGGCGCAGGTCTGCATCGTGCTGTCCACGCTGATGGGCGGCGTCTCCGGCTCGGCGGTGGCCGACGCGGCGATGGAGGCGCGCATCCTCGGCCCCAGCCTGATCGCCCGCGGCTACTCCAAGGGCTTCACCTCGGCGACCATCGCGGTCGGCTCGCTGATCACCGCGACCATCCCGCCCAGCCTGGGTCTGATCCTCTACGGCTTCGTCGGCAACGTGTCGATCGGCCGGCTGTTCCTGGCCGGCGTGATTCCGGGCCTGCTGATGATGGCCGGGCTTATGCTGACGGTGTGGCTGATCGCCAAGCGGCGCGGCTACCGCCCTGAGATGGCCGAGCGTCCGACCCTGCGCGCCGTGTGGCGGGCGATGGCCGACGCGAAATGGGCGCTGCTGTTCCCGGTGGCCCTGCTGTTCGCCATCCGCGGCGGCCTGTTCACCCCGTCGGAGGTTGGCGCCTTCGCCGTCGTCTACGCCGCCGTCGTCGGCTTCCTGCTGCACAAGGAGCTGACCTGGGCCGCGGTGGCCGAGGCGCTTCAGGAAGCGGTGGTGGACACCGGCCTGATCATGCTGATCATCCTGTTCTCGGGCATGGTCGGTTACGCCATCATCTTCGAGCAGGCGCCCCAGACCATCGCCGAGGCGATGACCCAGCTCACCACCAACCCGCTTCTGGTGGTGGCGCTGATCCTGATCTTCCTGTTCATCGCCGGCCTGTTCGTGGAAAGCACGGTGCTGGTCCTGCTGCTGACGCCGATCTTCCTGCCCATCGTCACGCCGCTGGGCGTCGATCCGGTGCATTTCGGCATCCTGATGATGACCATCGTCACGCTGGGCTCGATGACGCCGCCGGTGGGCGTGGCCATGTACACGGTGTGCAGCCTGCTCGACTGCCCGGTCGAGGAGTACATCGTCGAATCGCTGCCCTTCGTCGGCACCGTCGTCCTGCTGGTCGCCGTGCTGACGCTGTGGCCGGGGCTGGTGCTGTTCCTGCCGAACATGCTGATGTGAGTCCCTGATGCCAGGGCAAGGGGCGGGCTTGCCTTGGACCGGAGCGTTGATATACTAATATATGGCGCTCCGATCTCTCGGCGGACCCACGGCCGGTCCGGGCACACCAAGCCCCGTCCATGGAGCGTCCTTGTCATTGTGGAAACGGGGCAGGGCCGCGTGTGAAGGGCAAACGCCAAGGGGCGGTCCGGGCAGGGCCGCCCCTTCGCGCGTCCGGAGGCTCTATCTGCCGGTCACCAGGCCCCAGAGCGGCGCGGCCACCTTGTGCACCAGGGGGATCAGCAGGGCGCCCAGCAGCAGCCCGAACACCCCGGCCCCCGCCGCCCCGACCAGCCATTCCACCGCGGCCTTCGCCGCCGGCACGGCCTCGCCCGCCGCCACGGCGGCGCCGTGGATCGCGTGGCCGATCGCGGTCAGGCCGAAGCCCTCCAGCCCATGGATGACGATGCCGCCGCCCACCCACAGCATGGCGGCGGTGCCGACCAGGGCCAGCAGCTTCAGGAACACCGGCATCCCCTTGACCAGCCCGCGCCCGATCGCCTGCGTCACCGGGGCGAGCGCCCGGTCGGCCCCGCCCGGCGCGCCGGGGGAAGGCGTGCGCAGCCCCAGAAGGCTGGCCGCCGGGCGGCCGTTCTGCGCCAGCGACAGGCCGACGTCGTCCGCCTTCACGATCAGCGCCACCGCGCCGTAGACGAGGCCGGTGATGCCC
This DNA window, taken from Azospirillum formosense, encodes the following:
- a CDS encoding TRAP transporter small permease; the encoded protein is MSSLFHKGEAVLAMLLLAAIVLLVFAAGVMRWFGHPLVWSVDVAQLLFVWVAFLGADMALRKRAHIGIDYLVKRLPDSTRATLDVVLGVLVVAFLLTMTVMGYRLTMLNLERQFGDSGISYAFVTAAVPVGCLLLAITLTGQILDTLRGLRSHPKPVFAPAPKSGEIEEVVP
- a CDS encoding TRAP transporter large permease, which produces MTLLAVIFFVLMAFGLPIAFAIGIAGFSFFATNDIIPMSIGVQQVASASQSFPLLAVPFFVLAGHMMNRTGITSRLINCSNVLVSWMSGGLAQVCIVLSTLMGGVSGSAVADAAMEARILGPSLIARGYSKGFTSATIAVGSLITATIPPSLGLILYGFVGNVSIGRLFLAGVIPGLLMMAGLMLTVWLIAKRRGYRPEMAERPTLRAVWRAMADAKWALLFPVALLFAIRGGLFTPSEVGAFAVVYAAVVGFLLHKELTWAAVAEALQEAVVDTGLIMLIILFSGMVGYAIIFEQAPQTIAEAMTQLTTNPLLVVALILIFLFIAGLFVESTVLVLLLTPIFLPIVTPLGVDPVHFGILMMTIVTLGSMTPPVGVAMYTVCSLLDCPVEEYIVESLPFVGTVVLLVAVLTLWPGLVLFLPNMLM